Proteins encoded in a region of the Macaca mulatta isolate MMU2019108-1 chromosome X, T2T-MMU8v2.0, whole genome shotgun sequence genome:
- the TMEM187 gene encoding transmembrane protein 187, with protein MNPEWGQAFMNVAVAGGLCAVAVFTGIFDSVSVQVGYEDYAEAPVAGLPAFLAMPFNSLVNVAYTLLGLFWLHRGGAVGPGPRYLKDVFAAMALLYGPVQWLRLWTQWRRTAVLDQWLTLPIFAWPVAWCLYLDHGWRPWLFLSLECISLASYGLALLHPRGFEVALGAHVVAAVGQALRTHRHYGNTTSATYLALGVLSCLGFVVLKLCDHQLARWHLFQRLTGHFWSKVCDVLQFHFAFLFLTHFNTHPRFCPSGGKTH; from the coding sequence ATGAATCCGGAGTGGGGGCAGGCCTTCATGAACGTGGCCGTGGCCGGCGGCCTCTGTGCTGTGGCTGTGTTCACAGGCATTTTTGACAGCGTCTCCGTGCAAGTGGGCTATGAGGACTACGCCGAGGCGCCGGTGGCTGGTCTCCCTGCCTTCCTGGCCATGCCATTCAACTCACTGGTGAATGTGGCCTACACGCTACTAGGGCTATTCTGGCTGCACAGGGGCGGCGCGGTGGGGCCGGGTCCCCGCTACCTGAAGGATGTGTTCGCAGCCATGGCCCTGCTCTACGGCCCCGTGCAGTGGCTGCGCCTGTGGACGCAGTGGCGCCGCACCGCCGTGCTGGACCAGTGGCTCACCCTGCCCATCTTTGCGTGGCCTGTCGCATGGTGCCTCTACCTAGACCACGGCTGGCGGCCCTGGCTGTTCCTCTCCCTTGAGTGCATCTCCCTGGCCAGTTACGGCCTCGCTCTGCTGCATCCCCGGGGCTTCGAGGTCGCACTGGGTGCTCACGTGGTGGCCGCTGTGGGGCAGGCGCTGCGCACCCACAGGCACTATGGCAACACCACCTCGGCCACCTACTTAGCTTTGGGGGTGCTCTCTTGCCTGGGCTTTGTGGTCCTCAAGCTGTGTGACCATCAGCTCGCACGGTGGCATCTCTTCCAGCGCCTCACAGGCCACTTCTGGTCCAAGGTCTGTGACGTGCTCCAGTTCCACTTTGCGTTTTTGTTTCTGACGCATTTCAACACTCACCCAAGATTCTGTCCCTCTGGCGGGAAGACGCATTGA